In one Alosa alosa isolate M-15738 ecotype Scorff River chromosome 14, AALO_Geno_1.1, whole genome shotgun sequence genomic region, the following are encoded:
- the LOC125307588 gene encoding uncharacterized protein LOC125307588, producing the protein MPPGIATARSLEKRPSAKDRREMVRILVDEMRLNEPNPSKSQCQTIAKMIVKQHPKSFVDVMRDGTVIGSGYGSFLTQLKTRVEHVNRGNALSRRWMPKRVSNAPEDIARGPADQYGFVRWQSNCPPGETVEGLEEKKSEMKDLYHTEGPAGAERAYVIQLMKTTYYLQRKHINACPPPSVSELKSEWPYLFIPRELYSHFNLLTDINILRKMEQAMEEKGKLILKFFQHRPAGTSADKVERILVKYSKEEKCDPCPCVILLLMAHFKEKSEGLILQTDLHLQWSRDTAPGQLRDDNVLNRSAEGDDNVLNRSAEGDDNVFNRSAEGDDNVLPSIGDVFTATNWMLSIEGHVVVGPHQNIVAGLAALFACYYAFNLVYQEEASNTLEFIQRCFLGINPTSGTKATKWISPRSGKVQEKRNSNVSLHVSALLRRLMDFEWF; encoded by the exons ATGCCGCCTGGTATTGCAACTGCAAGATCACTGGAGAAACGTCCATCTGCTAAAGACCGCAGGGAGATGGTACGGATCCTTGTTGATGAAATGAGGCTGAATGAACCAAATCCATCAAAGTCTCAGTGCCAGACAATAGCCAAGATGATTGTAAAGCAACATCCTAAGAGCTTTGTTGATGTTATGAGAGATGGCACTGTGATCGGCAGTGGCTATGGATCTTTTTTGACTCAACTAAAAACACGAGTAGAACATGTTAATCGTGGAAATGCTCTCTCCAGACGATGGATGCCGAAAAGGGTCTCAAATGCACCTGAAGACATAGCCAGAGGACCAGCTGACCAATATGGCTTCGTGAGATGGCAATCTAACTGTCCACCAGGGGAGACTGTAGAGGGTCttgaagagaaaaagagtgaaatGAAAGACCTGTATCACACTGAGGGACCAGCTGGTGCAGAGAGAGCATATGTGATTCAGTTAATGAAAACAACCTACTACCTACAAAGGAAACACATCAATGCCTGCCCACCTCCTTCAGTTTCTGAGCTGAAGAGTGAGTGGCCCTATCTTTTTATTCCGAGGGAGTTGTACAGCCATTTCAATTTGCTCACCGACATCAACATTCTGAGAAAAATGGAACAGGCTATGGAAGAAAAGGGGAAGCTGATCCTTAAGTTCTTCCAGCACAGACCAGCAGGTACCAGTGCAGATAAGGTTGAACGCATCCTGGTCAAGTACAGCAAAGAAGAAAAGTGTGATCCATGCCCATGTGTGATTCTGCTGCTGATGGCCCACTTCAAAGAGAAATCTGAGGGGCTCATTTTACAGACCGAT CTCCACCTCCAGTGGTCCAGAGATACAGCTCCTG GTCAGCTGAGGGATGATAATGTGCTCAATAGGTCAGCTGAGGGGGATGATAATGTGCTCAATAGGTCAGCTGAGGGCGATGATAATGTGTTCAATAGGTCAGCTGAGGGCGATGATAATGTGTTACCCTCAATAG GTGATGTCTTCACAGCAACAAATTGGATGCTGAGCATTGAGGGCCATGTGGTTGTGGGTCCACACCAGAACATTGTGGCTGGATTGGCTGCGTTATTCGCATGCTACTATGCATTCAATTTGGTGTATCAAGAGGAGGCGTCGAACACACTGGAATTCATTCAAAG ATGCTTCCTAGGGATCAACCCAACCTCTGGCACAAAGGCCACAAAGTGGATCAGTCCAAGAAGTGGGAAGGTGCAAGAGAAGAGGAACAGCAATGTCAGCCTTCATGTCTCTGCACTCCTAAGAAGGTTAATGGACTTTGAATGGTTTTGA